The Micromonospora sp. Llam0 genome contains a region encoding:
- a CDS encoding TIGR00730 family Rossman fold protein encodes MDQSNNHRAPDDQSRPGPDRVGATPDEPGSERHRGAVTLRREAVRRSTADQGLLDSRARGEWKTKDSWRALRILSEFVEGFDTLADLPPAVSVFGSARSAPDSPECRLAEELGRALAGAGYAVITGGGPGVMEAANRGATEAGGVSVGLGIELPFEQGINEWVEVGINFRYFFARKTMFVKYAQAFVVLPGGFGTMDELFEALTLVQTGKVTRFPVVLMGTGYWSGLVDWLRDTMQAQGRIGDADLDLLCLTDDVAEAVRHIVGADAALAAEQAALRQTAHAQIAAERQADERAPAGDHRPAE; translated from the coding sequence ATGGACCAGTCGAACAACCATCGCGCGCCAGACGACCAATCCCGACCGGGACCGGACCGGGTCGGTGCGACACCGGACGAACCGGGGTCGGAGCGGCACCGGGGCGCGGTGACCCTGCGCCGGGAAGCGGTCCGCCGCAGCACCGCCGATCAGGGTCTGCTCGATTCCCGGGCCCGTGGCGAATGGAAGACCAAGGATTCCTGGCGGGCGCTGCGAATCCTGTCGGAGTTCGTCGAAGGGTTCGACACTCTCGCTGATCTGCCGCCGGCGGTCAGCGTTTTCGGGTCGGCCCGCAGCGCGCCGGACAGCCCTGAATGCCGGCTCGCTGAGGAACTGGGCCGCGCGCTCGCCGGTGCCGGCTACGCCGTGATCACCGGCGGCGGTCCCGGTGTGATGGAGGCGGCCAACCGGGGCGCCACCGAAGCCGGCGGCGTGTCGGTGGGGCTCGGCATCGAATTGCCGTTCGAGCAGGGCATCAACGAATGGGTGGAGGTCGGCATCAACTTCCGCTACTTCTTCGCCCGCAAGACCATGTTCGTCAAGTACGCCCAGGCGTTCGTGGTGCTGCCCGGCGGATTCGGCACCATGGACGAGTTGTTCGAGGCGCTCACCCTGGTGCAGACCGGCAAGGTGACCAGATTCCCGGTGGTGCTGATGGGCACCGGGTACTGGTCCGGACTGGTCGACTGGCTGCGTGACACGATGCAGGCGCAGGGCCGGATCGGCGACGCCGACCTCGACCTGCTCTGCCTGACCGACGACGTGGCCGAGGCGGTACGGCACATCGTCGGCGCGGATGCCGCGCTCGCCGCCGAGCAGGCGGCGCTGCGCCAGACGGCGCACGCCCAGATCGCGGCCGAGCGGCAGGCCGACGAACGGGCACCGGCCGGGGACCACCGGCCGGCGGAATGA
- the dapE gene encoding succinyl-diaminopimelate desuccinylase, with product MVNPLTPEVLADPVTLTRALVDIESVSRNEQRIADCVEQALSVVPWLTTGRYGNTVMARTELGRSRRVVLAGHLDTVPLADNFPSRVVGDLIYGCGTSDMKSGVAHALHLAATVAEPRYDVTYLFYEAEEIDSRFNGLRLVAEAHPQWLSADFAVLHEPTHGVVEAGCQGTLRAVVGTTGRRAHSARSWRGLNAIHAAGEVLRRLGDYSARTVTIDGCEYREGLNAVRIGGGVAGNVIPDRCDVEVNFRFAPDRDGRQAEQHVREVFAGFDVEVVDCAGGALPGLTSAPAREFLAAVGEPPVAKLGWTDVARFAALGIPALNFGPGDPNLAHARDEHVEIDKIQQGAETLRRWLTPE from the coding sequence ATGGTGAACCCGCTGACCCCCGAGGTCCTGGCCGATCCGGTGACCCTGACCCGCGCGTTGGTCGACATCGAGTCGGTGTCGCGCAACGAGCAGCGGATCGCCGACTGCGTGGAGCAGGCGCTGTCCGTCGTGCCCTGGCTGACCACCGGGCGGTACGGCAACACGGTGATGGCCCGGACCGAGCTGGGGCGCTCCCGGCGGGTGGTGCTCGCCGGGCATCTGGACACGGTGCCGCTGGCCGACAACTTCCCGTCCCGGGTGGTCGGTGATCTGATCTACGGTTGCGGCACCTCGGACATGAAGTCCGGGGTGGCGCACGCGTTGCATCTGGCGGCCACCGTCGCCGAGCCGAGGTACGACGTCACCTACCTGTTCTACGAGGCGGAGGAGATCGACTCACGGTTCAACGGGCTGCGTCTGGTGGCCGAAGCCCACCCGCAGTGGCTGTCGGCCGACTTCGCGGTACTGCACGAGCCGACCCACGGCGTCGTCGAGGCCGGTTGCCAGGGCACCCTGCGGGCGGTGGTCGGCACCACCGGCCGCCGGGCCCACTCGGCGCGGTCCTGGCGCGGGTTGAACGCCATCCACGCCGCCGGTGAGGTGCTGCGCCGGCTGGGCGACTACTCGGCGCGGACCGTCACCATCGACGGTTGTGAGTACCGGGAAGGGCTGAACGCGGTCCGGATCGGCGGCGGGGTGGCCGGCAACGTGATCCCGGACCGGTGCGACGTCGAGGTCAACTTCCGGTTCGCGCCGGACCGCGACGGGCGGCAGGCGGAGCAGCACGTCCGCGAGGTCTTCGCCGGGTTCGACGTCGAGGTGGTCGACTGCGCCGGCGGGGCGCTGCCCGGACTGACGTCGGCACCGGCGCGGGAGTTCCTCGCCGCGGTCGGTGAGCCGCCGGTCGCGAAGCTGGGCTGGACCGACGTCGCCCGGTTCGCCGCGCTGGGCATCCCGGCGCTCAACTTCGGCCCCGGCGACCCCAACCTGGCCCACGCTCGTGACGAGCACGTGGAGATCGACAAGATCCAGCAAGGCGCCGAGACACTCCGGCGTTGGCTGACGCCGGAGTGA
- the dapD gene encoding 2,3,4,5-tetrahydropyridine-2,6-dicarboxylate N-succinyltransferase — translation MTVSTQPAWGIGLATCTEQGQVLDTWYPVGQLGLGERPPAANGTTPAGLPAGVVGPRALPGLRTEIVVVEIGSLADPIADAADAYLRLHLLSHRLVRPNELNLDGIFGRLANVAWTSAGPCPPDRVDELRLIERAAGRHLAVYGVDKFPRMTDYVVPSGVRIADADRVRLGAHLASGTTVMHEGFCNFNAGTLGTSMVEGRIVAGVVVGDGSDVGAGASIMGTLSGGGTEKVRIGERSLLGANAGIGISLGDDCVVEAGCYITAGSKVTLPDGRVVKARELSGVDGLLFWRNSVTGALEARPRTGAGIQLNEALHANS, via the coding sequence GTGACGGTTTCGACGCAGCCCGCCTGGGGCATCGGCCTGGCCACCTGCACGGAGCAGGGGCAGGTGCTGGACACCTGGTATCCGGTCGGTCAGCTGGGGCTCGGCGAGCGGCCGCCGGCCGCGAACGGCACCACACCGGCCGGACTGCCCGCCGGGGTGGTCGGCCCCCGGGCACTGCCCGGACTGCGTACCGAGATCGTGGTCGTCGAGATCGGTTCGCTGGCCGACCCGATCGCCGACGCCGCCGACGCGTACCTGCGGCTGCACCTGCTGTCCCACCGGCTGGTCCGGCCGAACGAGCTCAACCTGGACGGCATTTTCGGCCGGCTGGCCAACGTCGCCTGGACCTCCGCCGGACCGTGCCCGCCGGACCGGGTCGACGAGCTGCGGCTGATCGAGCGGGCCGCCGGGCGCCACCTGGCGGTGTACGGGGTGGACAAGTTCCCCCGGATGACCGACTACGTGGTGCCGTCCGGGGTGCGGATCGCCGACGCCGACCGGGTACGGCTCGGCGCCCACCTGGCGTCCGGGACGACCGTCATGCACGAGGGCTTCTGCAACTTCAACGCCGGCACGCTCGGCACCTCGATGGTCGAGGGCCGGATCGTCGCCGGCGTGGTGGTCGGCGACGGCTCCGACGTCGGGGCCGGCGCGTCGATCATGGGCACCCTCTCCGGTGGCGGCACCGAAAAGGTACGCATCGGCGAGCGCAGCCTGCTCGGCGCGAACGCCGGCATCGGCATCTCGCTGGGCGACGACTGCGTGGTCGAGGCCGGCTGCTACATCACCGCCGGCTCCAAGGTGACCCTGCCGGACGGCCGGGTGGTCAAGGCCCGCGAGTTGTCCGGCGTCGACGGGCTGCTGTTCTGGCGCAACTCGGTCACCGGCGCGCTGGAGGCCCGGCCGCGTACCGGGGCCGGCATCCAGCTCAACGAGGCACTGCACGCCAACAGCTGA
- a CDS encoding S8 family serine peptidase — translation MSNPSRRVQAAALVAVLAATLIGAGRPGPAAAQPAPTPDDPVSPVRTDPATAVTLITGDRVVVTSAGTAVQPAPGRNHLRFHTYQSSDGRYVVPTDAQPLIRTGVLDRRLFNVTDLISSGYHDAATARLPLLVEYAAPADAAGRAAGGLAGARITRDLPAIGGAALSADKNAATDFWAAVTGADPAAPGEATGRAETLATASGLARVWLDGRRRLLLDRSVGQIGAPAAHDAGFTGAGVTVAVLDSGVDADHPDLTGKVARSENFTDDPDPADRVGHGTHVASIIAGSGAASGGANRGVAPDATLISGKVCESSWCTESAILAGMQWAATDQRATVVNLSLGGRDTPQTDPLEKAVDTLTAQTGALFVISAGNSGADRTVGSPGSADAALTVGAVDRDDTLADFSSRGPRVGDDAVKPDLTAPGVGIVAARAAGTTLADPVDEHYVAASGTSMAAPHVAGAAALLAQRRPNWPAVRLKAGLMASAAPRSGTGAYPQGAGRVDAARAVTQELISRPASVSFGRADWPHHDDPAVVEKVTYRNTGSKPRTLTLSVEAVGPTGRSAPAAMFRAGADTVTVPAGGTAAVTLTADTSVGGPDGYYSGHLVATGAGQRVVTPFGVHREVESYDLTFVHVDQAGVATDDYWTVAVGLDQPVDAMPWTSDGSGRVTTRLPAGRYGLSSMIQRWTGEQEYELAVLVRSNLRLDGDRTVLFDARTARPVRMTVPEPTARPALVDVSFQYRTPDAGAGIGVLADTFDGLAAAHEGGPSGAGEFTASIASQWLRPDGADGFTASPYFYGLSELFADRLPTGFTRHYRPRDLATVRHRFRGVSHGDLTDRLVFPGHGEQDIGGWALVTPVELPSVRVEHYSVSSTSTWESSLEFGRAVDGQLWPEYTAVLVSPPSRHQPGKRTLDTWNLAPYGPAFPAVAGDGAAVSRRGNVIDVQVPVFADAQGHPGGVVTETARTALYRDGKLIGESPEPGYGRFPVPRAQADYRLEVSATHDVGDFSTSVSGAWTFPSGPVTRNQVAALPVMAVRFTPPVDAGNTAAAGREMPIPFTVAHQPGVVGIGIRRPTVEVSYDGGRTWQPADVRSAKAGWTATVDHPYRDGYVSLRASVTDRAGNTARQTIVQAYRIVRR, via the coding sequence ATGTCCAATCCATCCAGGAGAGTCCAAGCCGCCGCTCTGGTCGCCGTACTGGCCGCGACGCTGATCGGTGCCGGACGGCCGGGACCGGCCGCCGCCCAACCGGCACCGACCCCCGACGACCCGGTCAGCCCGGTCCGTACCGACCCCGCGACCGCGGTCACCCTGATCACCGGAGACCGGGTCGTCGTCACCAGCGCCGGCACCGCCGTCCAACCCGCCCCAGGCCGTAACCACCTGCGGTTCCACACCTACCAGAGCTCCGACGGCCGGTACGTCGTACCAACCGACGCGCAGCCGCTGATCCGCACCGGCGTGCTGGACCGGCGACTGTTCAACGTCACCGACCTGATCTCGTCCGGCTACCACGACGCCGCCACCGCTCGGCTGCCGCTGCTCGTCGAGTACGCCGCCCCGGCCGACGCCGCCGGCCGGGCCGCTGGCGGCCTCGCCGGCGCGCGGATCACCCGGGACCTGCCGGCGATCGGCGGTGCCGCGCTGAGCGCCGACAAGAACGCGGCGACCGACTTCTGGGCGGCGGTCACCGGCGCCGACCCGGCCGCACCCGGCGAGGCCACCGGCCGTGCCGAGACCCTGGCCACCGCCTCCGGCCTGGCCCGGGTCTGGCTGGACGGCCGACGGCGACTGCTGCTCGACCGCAGCGTCGGGCAGATCGGCGCGCCGGCCGCCCACGACGCCGGATTCACCGGGGCCGGGGTGACCGTCGCGGTGCTGGACAGCGGGGTCGACGCCGACCACCCCGACCTGACCGGCAAGGTGGCCCGGTCGGAGAACTTCACCGACGATCCGGACCCGGCCGACCGGGTCGGCCACGGCACCCACGTCGCCTCGATCATCGCCGGCAGCGGTGCCGCCTCCGGCGGGGCGAACCGTGGGGTGGCCCCCGACGCCACCCTGATCTCCGGCAAGGTGTGCGAGTCGTCCTGGTGCACCGAGTCGGCGATCCTGGCCGGCATGCAGTGGGCCGCCACCGACCAGCGGGCCACCGTCGTCAACCTCAGCCTCGGCGGCCGGGACACGCCGCAGACCGATCCGCTGGAGAAGGCGGTCGACACGCTCACCGCGCAGACCGGCGCGCTCTTCGTGATCTCGGCCGGCAACTCCGGCGCGGACCGTACCGTCGGCTCGCCGGGCAGCGCCGACGCGGCGCTGACCGTGGGCGCGGTGGACCGCGACGACACGCTCGCCGACTTCTCCAGCCGTGGCCCACGCGTCGGTGACGACGCGGTCAAGCCGGACCTCACCGCCCCGGGCGTCGGGATCGTCGCGGCCCGCGCCGCCGGCACCACCCTCGCCGATCCGGTCGACGAGCACTACGTCGCCGCCTCCGGCACCTCGATGGCCGCGCCGCACGTGGCCGGAGCCGCCGCGCTGCTCGCCCAGCGTCGGCCGAACTGGCCCGCCGTGCGGTTGAAGGCCGGTCTGATGGCGTCGGCCGCACCACGGTCCGGCACCGGCGCGTACCCGCAGGGAGCCGGCCGGGTGGACGCCGCCCGCGCCGTCACCCAGGAGCTGATCAGCCGACCGGCCAGCGTGTCGTTCGGCCGCGCCGACTGGCCGCACCACGATGATCCGGCGGTCGTGGAGAAAGTCACCTACCGCAACACCGGCAGCAAGCCGCGGACCCTGACCCTCTCCGTCGAAGCCGTCGGTCCGACCGGCCGCAGCGCACCGGCGGCGATGTTCCGGGCCGGTGCCGACACGGTGACCGTACCGGCCGGCGGCACCGCCGCAGTGACGCTGACCGCGGACACCAGCGTCGGCGGCCCGGACGGCTACTACTCCGGCCATCTGGTCGCCACCGGTGCCGGCCAGCGGGTCGTCACCCCGTTCGGCGTCCACCGCGAGGTGGAGAGCTACGACCTGACCTTCGTCCACGTCGACCAGGCCGGCGTGGCGACCGACGACTACTGGACCGTCGCGGTCGGCCTGGACCAGCCGGTGGACGCGATGCCGTGGACCTCGGACGGCTCCGGCCGGGTCACCACCCGGCTGCCGGCCGGCCGGTACGGACTGTCCAGCATGATCCAACGCTGGACCGGCGAGCAGGAGTACGAACTCGCCGTCCTGGTCCGGTCGAACCTGCGGCTGGACGGTGACCGCACCGTACTGTTCGACGCCCGTACCGCCCGACCGGTCCGGATGACGGTGCCCGAGCCGACCGCGCGTCCGGCGCTGGTCGACGTCAGCTTCCAGTACCGCACCCCGGACGCGGGTGCCGGGATCGGGGTGCTGGCCGACACCTTCGACGGGCTCGCCGCCGCCCACGAGGGCGGGCCGTCGGGCGCGGGCGAGTTCACCGCCAGCATCGCCAGCCAGTGGCTGCGACCGGACGGCGCGGACGGGTTCACCGCCAGCCCGTACTTCTACGGGCTGAGCGAACTCTTCGCCGACCGGCTGCCCACCGGCTTCACCCGGCACTACCGTCCCCGGGACCTGGCCACCGTCCGGCACCGGTTCCGCGGGGTCAGCCACGGCGACCTCACCGACCGGCTGGTCTTCCCCGGCCACGGCGAGCAGGACATCGGGGGATGGGCGCTGGTGACCCCGGTCGAGCTGCCCAGCGTGCGGGTGGAGCACTACAGCGTGTCGAGCACGTCGACCTGGGAGAGTTCCCTGGAGTTCGGCCGGGCGGTGGACGGTCAGCTCTGGCCGGAGTACACCGCCGTGCTGGTCTCGCCGCCGAGCCGTCACCAGCCCGGCAAACGCACCCTGGACACCTGGAACCTGGCACCGTACGGGCCGGCGTTCCCCGCCGTCGCGGGTGACGGTGCCGCAGTCAGCCGGCGGGGCAACGTCATCGACGTCCAGGTGCCGGTGTTCGCCGACGCGCAGGGCCACCCCGGCGGGGTGGTGACGGAGACCGCGCGGACCGCGCTGTACCGCGACGGGAAGCTGATCGGGGAGAGCCCGGAGCCGGGCTACGGCCGGTTCCCGGTACCGCGGGCCCAGGCCGACTACCGGTTGGAGGTGTCGGCGACGCACGACGTCGGGGACTTCTCCACCTCGGTCAGCGGGGCGTGGACCTTCCCGTCCGGTCCGGTGACCCGCAACCAGGTGGCGGCCCTGCCGGTGATGGCGGTGCGGTTCACCCCGCCGGTGGACGCCGGAAACACCGCCGCCGCCGGACGGGAGATGCCGATCCCGTTCACCGTCGCCCACCAGCCCGGCGTGGTCGGGATCGGCATCCGCCGGCCGACCGTCGAGGTGTCCTACGACGGCGGGCGGACCTGGCAGCCGGCCGACGTGCGGTCCGCGAAGGCCGGCTGGACCGCCACGGTCGACCATCCGTACCGGGACGGCTATGTGTCGCTGCGGGCGTCGGTCACCGACCGGGCCGGCAACACGGCACGGCAGACGATCGTCCAGGCGTACCGGATCGTGCGCCGCTGA
- a CDS encoding bifunctional diguanylate cyclase/phosphodiesterase, producing the protein MSVRKLTSGYATVMILLSAGILLAPGWHPVLWPALGMMSAGGIFFGIRRYRPKRAAAWWSLAGAVVMLAAGDTTYAILPGSIVTELCYLTVFALTAVGLFMLTRGNRMLGDRSRLLDVLTFLCTAALLAWIFIIGPYITAPGMDPFERSILAAYALGDLLILAVMIRLLATNPRTPALVLLLVGGAGMLTGDILYGLTTLGEQWQPGGPIELGWLLTYLTWGAAGLHPSMAQLSEPVEIEPGKISRPWAVLLVLATMISPSILLIEAMTGRIRDGAMLAITSAVVFALVLSRFGDVLAAHRQTVRREQGLRDACAALVSAADAAQVDRAVRSGLARIVPEGVDHRLVLVLNRTGGVPALASSVWGPSVPVTATGTLLPSTAAVRRTRLLRRPTLTPMLAHQLGSFPFALLCPLVLPEQRPPGPVPAQLRPDVTGPRAGVLLVSAETGVLNALRDAIEVLASHATMALERIRLGDEINRRDAEVYFRALVQNSVDIILIVDDGDAVRYASPAVQTVLGRPAPDGGPLTDLVDPPDHGRVLEGLALVRSSGEPHDWPDWRLRHADGSTVQVEVSCRDLRSDRAVRGLVLTLRDVTERRRLEQELTHRAFHDSLTGLANRVLFHDRVQQAVARAQRGGHAVGVLFIDLDDFKVVNDTMGHQAGDELLVAVANRLAATLGSADATARLGGDEFAALVDDATDPAEVEQTAQRVVAAFAEPFRLAGRMVGGAVSVGVATTSDAEGTDELLRHADLALYVAKGAGKGRWRRYQPALHVSLIRRMELRTALERSAPESDFAVVYQPVVELASGNAVGLEALLRWRHPSLGLLRPDQFIDVAEETGLIEPIGDWVLGRALAGATQWRAALPVGEAPYVSINVSARQFRVAGFTGKVRRELIAAGLPADSVMLELTESLLLQNDDQIWSDLAQLRELGVRLAIDDFGTGFSSLSYLRQLPIDVLKIDRSFTAEMAFSQRQRSLVDGIIRLAHSLGLQVVAEGIETVADRNLLGDLGCGFGQGYLFSRPLDEADAAAWLAGGRPVGLTHP; encoded by the coding sequence GTGTCGGTCCGGAAGCTCACCAGTGGATATGCCACGGTGATGATCCTGCTGTCCGCCGGGATCCTTCTCGCCCCCGGCTGGCATCCGGTGCTGTGGCCGGCGCTCGGTATGATGAGCGCCGGTGGAATCTTCTTCGGTATCCGCCGCTACCGGCCGAAACGGGCCGCGGCGTGGTGGAGTCTCGCCGGCGCGGTGGTGATGCTCGCCGCTGGCGACACCACGTACGCGATTCTTCCCGGATCAATCGTCACCGAGCTGTGCTATCTGACGGTATTCGCCCTCACCGCCGTCGGCCTGTTCATGCTGACCCGGGGCAACCGGATGCTCGGCGACCGGTCGCGGCTGCTCGACGTCCTCACATTTTTGTGCACCGCCGCGCTTCTGGCCTGGATCTTCATCATCGGTCCGTACATCACCGCTCCTGGGATGGATCCGTTCGAACGGTCGATCCTCGCCGCGTACGCCCTCGGTGATCTGTTGATTCTGGCCGTGATGATTCGTCTGCTGGCGACGAATCCACGGACCCCGGCCCTGGTGCTGCTGCTCGTCGGGGGCGCCGGCATGCTCACCGGCGATATCCTGTACGGACTGACGACGCTCGGTGAGCAGTGGCAGCCGGGCGGCCCGATCGAACTCGGCTGGCTGCTGACGTACCTGACCTGGGGAGCGGCCGGGCTGCATCCGTCGATGGCGCAGCTGTCCGAGCCGGTGGAGATCGAGCCGGGCAAGATCAGCCGGCCGTGGGCGGTGCTGCTGGTCCTGGCGACCATGATCTCGCCGTCGATTCTGCTGATCGAGGCGATGACCGGGCGGATCCGCGACGGGGCGATGCTGGCCATCACCTCGGCGGTGGTCTTCGCGCTGGTGCTCAGCCGGTTCGGTGACGTGCTCGCGGCCCACCGTCAGACGGTCCGCCGGGAGCAGGGGCTGCGGGACGCGTGCGCCGCCCTGGTCTCGGCGGCCGACGCGGCGCAGGTGGATCGCGCGGTGCGGTCCGGGCTCGCCCGGATCGTCCCGGAGGGTGTCGACCACCGCCTAGTGCTGGTGCTCAACCGCACCGGCGGGGTACCGGCGCTGGCCAGCAGCGTCTGGGGTCCGTCGGTGCCGGTGACGGCGACCGGCACGTTGCTGCCGTCGACCGCGGCGGTACGGCGTACCCGGCTGCTGCGTCGGCCGACCCTGACACCGATGCTGGCCCACCAGCTCGGGTCCTTTCCGTTCGCGTTGCTCTGCCCGTTGGTGCTGCCGGAGCAGCGGCCACCCGGTCCGGTGCCGGCACAGCTGCGGCCCGACGTGACCGGGCCGCGGGCCGGGGTGCTGCTGGTCTCGGCCGAGACCGGCGTCCTCAACGCGTTACGCGACGCCATCGAGGTGCTGGCCAGTCACGCCACGATGGCATTGGAACGGATCCGGCTGGGTGACGAGATCAACCGGCGGGACGCGGAGGTGTACTTCCGTGCCCTGGTGCAGAACAGCGTGGACATCATCCTGATCGTCGACGACGGCGACGCGGTCCGGTACGCCAGCCCGGCGGTGCAGACGGTGCTCGGTCGGCCGGCACCGGACGGCGGACCGCTGACCGACCTGGTCGATCCGCCGGACCACGGGCGGGTGCTCGAAGGGCTCGCCCTGGTCCGCTCCTCCGGTGAGCCGCACGACTGGCCGGACTGGCGGCTGCGGCACGCCGACGGTAGCACCGTGCAGGTCGAGGTGAGCTGCCGTGACCTGCGGTCGGACCGGGCGGTACGGGGCCTGGTGCTCACCCTGCGGGACGTCACCGAGCGACGTCGGCTGGAGCAGGAGTTGACTCACCGGGCGTTCCACGATTCGTTGACCGGGCTGGCGAACCGGGTGCTGTTCCACGACCGGGTGCAGCAGGCGGTGGCCCGCGCCCAGCGCGGCGGGCACGCGGTCGGCGTACTGTTCATCGATCTTGACGATTTCAAGGTGGTCAACGACACGATGGGCCATCAGGCCGGCGACGAGCTGCTGGTCGCGGTGGCGAACCGGTTGGCGGCCACGCTGGGGTCGGCCGACGCGACGGCCCGGCTCGGCGGTGACGAGTTCGCCGCGCTGGTCGACGACGCGACCGACCCGGCCGAGGTGGAGCAGACGGCGCAGCGGGTGGTCGCGGCGTTCGCCGAACCGTTCCGGCTCGCCGGACGGATGGTCGGTGGCGCGGTCAGCGTCGGGGTCGCGACCACCTCGGACGCCGAGGGCACCGATGAGCTGCTGCGGCACGCGGATCTCGCCCTCTACGTCGCCAAGGGGGCGGGCAAGGGACGCTGGCGGCGGTACCAGCCGGCGTTGCACGTGAGCCTGATCCGGCGGATGGAGCTGCGTACCGCGTTGGAACGGTCGGCGCCGGAGTCCGACTTCGCTGTCGTCTACCAGCCGGTTGTCGAGCTGGCCAGCGGAAACGCGGTCGGGCTGGAGGCGTTGCTGCGCTGGCGGCACCCGAGCCTGGGGCTGCTGCGGCCGGACCAGTTCATCGACGTGGCCGAGGAGACCGGGCTGATCGAGCCGATCGGCGACTGGGTGCTGGGTCGGGCGCTCGCCGGTGCCACCCAGTGGCGGGCCGCTCTGCCGGTGGGGGAGGCCCCGTATGTCAGCATCAACGTCTCCGCCCGGCAGTTCCGGGTCGCCGGCTTCACCGGCAAGGTCCGTCGCGAGTTGATCGCCGCCGGGTTGCCGGCGGACTCGGTGATGCTGGAGCTGACCGAGAGTCTGCTGCTGCAGAACGACGACCAGATCTGGTCGGACCTGGCGCAGCTGCGCGAGCTCGGTGTCCGGCTGGCCATCGACGACTTCGGTACGGGGTTCTCCTCGCTCAGCTACCTGCGTCAGTTGCCCATCGACGTGCTCAAGATCGACCGTTCGTTCACCGCGGAGATGGCCTTCTCGCAACGGCAGCGGTCGTTGGTGGACGGGATCATCCGGTTGGCGCACTCGCTCGGTCTGCAGGTGGTGGCGGAGGGCATCGAGACGGTCGCCGACCGGAACCTGCTCGGTGACCTGGGGTGCGGCTTCGGGCAGGGTTATCTGTTCTCCCGGCCGCTCGACGAGGCGGACGCGGCGGCCTGGCTGGCCGGTGGCCGGCCGGTCGGGTTGACCCACCCTTAG
- a CDS encoding SIMPL domain-containing protein: MDAPVVAVRGEVTREVPPELARFGVTAVARGKDRSGTLARLAERGEAVRTLIDGYGSAIERRESGALLVRPEWRRSGERGVAYHASVTTTVTVVDFTVLGELMMRLAGQDQVQVSGPWWSLRPTSPELGQARRAAIAEAITRARDYADALGAEVTGLVELADHGMSAPQPVMLRGATRAFGATEMADSAPQLDLDPQVQTVHAVVEARFTISAPAVLRPS; the protein is encoded by the coding sequence ATGGATGCTCCGGTGGTGGCGGTGCGCGGTGAGGTGACCCGGGAGGTCCCACCCGAGTTGGCCCGGTTCGGGGTGACCGCCGTCGCCCGGGGCAAGGACCGCTCCGGCACCCTCGCCCGGCTCGCCGAGCGGGGCGAGGCGGTCCGCACACTGATCGACGGGTACGGGTCGGCGATCGAGCGCCGGGAGTCCGGCGCGCTGCTGGTGCGGCCCGAGTGGCGACGCTCCGGGGAACGGGGCGTCGCCTACCACGCCAGCGTCACCACCACCGTCACGGTCGTCGACTTCACCGTGCTCGGTGAGCTGATGATGCGGCTGGCCGGCCAGGACCAGGTCCAGGTCAGCGGGCCGTGGTGGTCGCTGCGGCCGACCAGCCCCGAGCTGGGCCAGGCCCGTCGGGCGGCGATCGCCGAGGCGATCACCCGGGCGCGTGACTACGCCGACGCGCTGGGGGCGGAGGTGACCGGCCTGGTGGAATTGGCCGACCACGGGATGTCCGCGCCGCAGCCGGTGATGTTGCGCGGTGCCACCCGGGCGTTCGGCGCGACCGAGATGGCGGATTCCGCGCCGCAGCTCGATCTCGACCCGCAGGTGCAGACGGTGCATGCGGTCGTGGAGGCCCGATTCACCATCTCTGCTCCGGCGGTACTGCGTCCATCGTGA